The DNA sequence CATAAGTGTTCACATTTTTCTGTTATGACAAAAAAAAATTGGAACTGAAAATTAATcaaaaaaaattgagtaatgagtcaaaatgtattttaatgaaaatatttttatacAACAAAGCTTATGAATTCAATTTATAATTTTTTCTCAAATCTTTGTCATGGAACTAATAACGATTTACAGTTTTGTTTTTATACAGGATATGGGTCAATTATCTAATAATACCATCAATATAAATTTAGTAATTtagtaattttatattatttttattttattttaattaatataatttgatgaaaagattaattttagtgaaatgataataattaaataaaataaattgtaatcattagtttccttatttgAGAAATATGCATTTTGGCCGGAAAACTTTTGAgatcgcctattcatttagtaaataggggatgacACTATAGTAATGGAACAATTTGTAATAGCATATTAATTTCTCCCCCACACCCTTCCGTCTCTCAGATAATGAAAAGCTTCCCTACCAGTTACCACCGAGTGGTTGAAAATTAGCATTCTCTTTAGCTTCCCCACTTGCAATTTGTTGCGCCCGCCAATCCTGCAATTAATACACAGCTCAGAGTCTCAGACAGTGTGACCCCAATGGAACAAAATCCGCCAGGCAACTATCAGCAAACTTACCTCTATTTCTCGTTGCCGCTTTTTTTCAAGAATCTCCAAAGGAGACTCATACCgttcttcctcttcttccaatTCCTCTTTAGCAGCCTTCCACTGATGAGGAAATAAATATATGTAAATTTACCAAACTAAAAGGCACATGTTAGTCAACAAACATAGTATATCAGAGTTTACCTTGTCCACCAAGCTAGAAACCTTCTTGTTGGACCTTAGAGAGGAACCAACAGAAACCTTGGGCTTTTTCATCCGTGAAGCTGAGAaccaaaaagaacaaaaatataTTTAGTGTGTTCTTCAGAATATATTGGAAAAGTACATGGTCATATCGTAAGTAACAACAGACAGCAGATATCGCAAAATCAGAAATTCTGCCAGCATTGTATTATTTATTAAGTGTTACTACTATGAAGCGCTGACAatggaaataaaaaaaaaggtcTGAAATATGCAAGTCGAGTTTTACTGTTTAAGAACATTCGAATAATGAAACTTGGAAGctaaaacgatttttcaaacaGAAAACACTTCCTGGCCGGAATGCAAATAAGTTCAACATGGAAACCAAAACAGAAGTATAAGATTGGTAAAATTAGAAAGCAGGCCTAGACAAGTTATGATGGAAAATCTATCCTTAAATAGAATCCTTTGCTTGTGAAGATGAATAATGACTCTTGACAACTCCAATCTAGTTTTTGTGCATTTCGGTAAAAATTCACACGATAAGCAAGCAACAAGAGACATCAATAACAAGGACAGTACGCCAAGTACTACCTCTGTTGTTCTTAATGATGTTACCACTTTTCAAGATAAGTATTGACTTTCAATGTTACACAAAATTAGCTAGCCACACTTTACATGCTAGTAGGGAAAAAATATCTACATGGTAGAGCAATTGAAAACACAAGACTTATTATCCGTCACGAAGAAGATCAAAATCATTATTGTTGTGGCAATTctatatttttggtttttttcttAACTTCTTTAACATGTTAAAGCAAAGTCATCATGCAAAGTAACCACTTTAGGTCATGCCAACATACATGAGCCACACATAATATAAATAGGATATTTTTAATCAACAACACCGTCATAAAGGTATACGCATAATTTTGGCTACGTCACGTAACCTTGAAAATCAAGCATAAGCATGACTGCATATCCTCAGATAATTTTCTCAAATCATGAAGAAACAGAAAAGTACCTGTTTCTTGTCTGAAGCAAAGTTATAAACATCATAAACAAAAGAACTCATTACCTTTAGTCTTTGAAATGGCAGCAGATGCCTCAGAAACAGCAGCCAATGTATCAGAGGCTAGAGTAGCTGTTTCAGTAGCACTGTAAGAAGGAACTGAAGCATGATGCTTAGCAGATACAGTTGCTGGTGCCGAGACAACAGAAGCTGAAGAAGCTTGATTTAAGAATGTTCCGGACAGTGTCATTTCCAAAGCAGAATGAGAATTACAGTCAGCAAAACTAGCTGAAGACTGGGAGCTGGAGGACCCTATAGTATCAGCCAAGGGACCATAGTACACAGCAGTATCAGCGGGATTCGGCAACGCAATAGGCTGTTGATTTGTAGCAAAACAAACTGGAAGACTGACAGCAGCAATGTGGCTACTATCATGTTCATAAAAGCTACTCCCCGACGCCATTGTACTTCCATTTTCGTAATAATTTACATTAGAATCTGCATAATTCATGTTGTACTGTTGACCATATATGGCTTGTACACCCTCGAGTTCAGATGGTGGCGGTAGGGGGCACAAAGACTCAGGAGGCTCATCTGGTGGGGGAGGAGGAATGCCCTCGTCGTCGGGTGGTGGAGGAGGGATCCATTCCTCATCCGGGGGAGGAGGAATAAATGATTCACTATACGGAACAAGAGACTCTCCTATTATTGATGTACTTGGCTGTACTAACTTTGATGGGTCCTCCAGCGGACCTCCTGTATCAGCTTCAACTTCCATGTCAATGTCCATATCGACATCCTCAACAGCCTGAGAGTCGAGCTTTGAGCTACTATTTTCATGAAGATCGGTAGCACAGACTTTTGTGCCACCTTCCATATCAAAATGAGGGTGTATAATAGGGTCAGGCATGGAGGTTTTAGCCACGTTGAAGCTACTACCATTAAATTCTTTGTCAAGGGAACTCTTCAGAGTACCAACTGATGTGTCGTCCTCATTTGTAATACCTGAAGAAATCTCAGGAGACAACTTTGTCAAAGTAGTATCTGCTTTCGTGTCGTCACCAGTGCCTTTGCGCAGCACATGGGTTTCCTTTGAAGAATTAATATACGATCCATTGATTTTATTATTTTCTTTCCCAATCTCAGAATTAACAGAATTTGCAAGTTGATTTAGCTGTCTTTCTGTATGCACCCAAAATGGAAGCAAGGATGACCCATAGGGCAAAAGGGCCCTAATATCTGAAAGACGAACCTCTATTTCTGATACATATCTCGACAATATAATGGACTGATCTCGATCAGGGTCAATACACGACCTGAAACAAACTCACAGTATAAGTACCTTATGAGCAAGAAAAATGGAttgaaattcaaaaaaaaaaaaaaaaaaaaaaaaaaaaaaaaaaaagcagacAAACAAAAAATAACTACAAGAGAGAAAAATAAACACAAATACACTCTCATCTTACCCTTGTCGCATCTTCAAGTTCTCCAGCAAAGTTTCGCAATGTTGGACAAGGTGTGAAGGAAGATGGGCACTTTCTTCTGTACCTACGACATTATGATCATGTACTGCATAGCTACCCAGAGTTAAACTCCCAACAGCATTGTATTGCTCGGGTAAAATATAGTTGCCGAGATTAGGGGTCTCACAAGGCAAGGCACCAACCAATAAGGAGTTACCCAGCAATTGATTATCATCACCTTTACTTAATTCAAGAGATTGACCTTCAGGAACAACTTGTTCATATACCATTTTCATCTCTGTAACCCCATTCGTGTAACCTACCCCATGGCCGGCTGAAAATTCATCTGCGCTAACAGTTGCGTTATAAACATCTCCAGAAGCAATCTCCTTCATGTCTTTCCTCAAACTTTCAGGTACATCTGTCAATGCAGTTCCCTGAACCAAACCTTCGGGTATTTCCCAGGAAGTTTCTCCAGTAACAGTGTTCCAATAATAGTATCTGTTACTCTCTTCATGTAACACCATTTTCCAGCTGAGACTCACATCTCCAGCAGTTTGATCATCCGAAGCCAACGAAGCGGGATCTTCTTTCTCTACATCTTCATGTTTTTTCTCATCAAAGGTATCAGACGTATTCATCAAATCATCATTAACAACTTGAGAAGCACTTGGGGAGACAGAATCGTTTTGTCGATTATGATCGTCAGCCTTTTCGTAAGACAGTTCTTCATTTTCACCAATTTCCCCCTCTTCAAGCTGTTTGTTGGGGGACTCTGTAGCCTGCCAACAATAGGATAAATGTGCTGAATGTTAGAATGTCCATAAAACACAAATCAAGAACACAAAAAAGACAGTAAGACACTGCTTCCCCATTTCTTTTTCAAGATAAACAGCAACCTGCCCCAGCATAAATGGCAGCCTCTAATGTGGCGGGGTGGAGGGAGGAATTGTTCAGAAAAGACTTGGGAGGAATATATCAACATATGCCTAATTTAGAATAAGTGAAGGGTGCTCATTACTCTGTGACAAAGTAATTCTTAATAAAGTCATAAAATGATTATAAGAGTTACCATTACCTGTGTCTTATCAGGTGATTCACCCTTGGCTTTATTTGGTACATCATCCAATTCATCATCACTGTACTGGCCAAGCAGTGACAAAGGATTCTCTGGATTTTTACCTGAAACATGAACATTGCTAAATTAAAAACCAGTATGATGTTTTTCCAGTTCCTAAGGCAAAGATCGGTTCACATAAGTACAAAATTACGCATCCAAATGTGCCAAAAAAAAAACTGAGTGCCAAAttgaaaaaatggaaaaattgtCCTGCATATGAGTACTTGCAATCTGTAAGCCACCAACCTGATGCACACACAGAAACGTCAGTAAATTTTGAAACTTACGAAGTGAGAGATACACGAACCGAAGGTAACTTTTCCCGTTGAGTTCTCCAGAACACTGCAACGCTGCCTGAAACGGCATTACAAGTAGAGGACATTCATTTTATCACAGTGGCAAGGCAGGGCAGGGCAGATTTCACCAATTAATGATCCCAGCACCAGCCATTCTACATTCCCAAAACAGATACTTGGAAGGGAAAGCAATATTTCTTATATCATATATCCATATTTCCATGATGACAAAGCCATGTACTCATGCCTTCGCTACAAAATCCTTTTGAAGAAATTTGACAGAACCCACCTGAAGATGGTGAATTGGGTAACTCCGGGTCGTGTTCTGCATCCATATCATTTTCAGGTTCATCTTTTGGAGAAGAGCCGTCCAACTCTCCTAACAAATTAGGTAATTAATAAGCAAGAGCATGATGAGAAGCTATCTTATAATCCATTGTATcaacatgaaataagtgagagtTTGATCCCGCTAAATGCAGGTGTAAACAAACACACGCACAATTTTAAGATATGCAACAAACAAGTCAAAATcattaaaaaaataattttagCTGGTAAAATGACCAAACTCCCAGCTCCGCAATACCCTCTGGCAAGAATTCACTATAACAGGCTCCAATTACTACCTTAAGCTATATGGAGCCGCGAATTCACCAACAGAAAAAAAATAAAGGCACAGATAATCATATTATCGTTAGCTTGTATTACTACAATACATTTAGAGTCCAGCAAAAAGAGTATAAACTTTGGATAACCAAATTGCGATCAGGAGAGAAGCAACACAGTATATAATAATTCCAAATAGAAATCTGTTGGCCTCCTAACTGTTACTGCAAGTCTGCAGTATGCTGACCTCAGACTTTCCACTGTTTTAGATATGCTCGATTTCCTCAAGCATAAAACAAAGTGCCAGAATCAGCAGCATAAGCTCCCAAAATTTCTACTCCGTCCACTTCTCTCCAAACCTAATACTTCGTCCGTTCCAATGAATTGTATACGTCTGCTTTATACACGTACATCAATGCTCGTTTTCTTTTGCTCATATCTTCAGTTACATAttactaaaaattataaaaatttgatttcaTAATGTACTCGATAAGACAatttaaacaagatctcacatgactatcttttatgttataTATTATTCTCCTCACTTATGAATAGTGCCCAAAAAGCAAACGTATGCAATTCAATGGAAGAGAGGAAGTAAAAAAACACTATTGCTCAGTATCTAGTGAAGGACACCTATCCTATTATTGTATCATCAGTCATGACCCGTAATAATAAAAGACGAATTAAATGACTTCGTAAGCTAAACATTCCCTCCTCCAAATACAAACTGATTTTGAGAGGTAACCTCCTATGACTAGCAAGGGCAAGCTGCTGGATAAATCGTCGCTTAATAAACCGCTATCGAACTAACCTAGCAACCTTACTTGAAGCTAGTTAGCTAGAGAAGGCACTACACCAAAAGTATTAACTTCCGAGATACAATAAACTACGCAAATCGACGAAAACATCCGTTAATTCAAATCAATTTAATCACTTCTACTACAACAATCGCACAACTACAATAATTATCATCGAATACTCTTCCGAACAAGTTCAATCAACGATTTCGACAAAAACATAatcaaaaacaacataaaaagaaAGAATCGATAcgataaaaaaaatacaaaaccctAAATAAAGGTAATTAATTACCAGAAGGTTCAGCAAAGAGATCGAGTTTGTATCTACGACCAGCACCGATCTTCGCTGCTAATCTTCTCTCTTTTCGCTTTCCCATGATTCCAATTACAATAATCCCCAAATTATATCGAAATTATCTTCAACAATTGCAGAATTGAATGAACACCTGGTACAATTGAGTTCCCGATTGACGAATTATTTTGCCCTAATTTAGGTTTTCTATGAAATTGGGGACGAAATTTTGGCGGTCTAAATAAAACCAAAACCCCCTTTGTTAGTTAACTTGC is a window from the Silene latifolia isolate original U9 population unplaced genomic scaffold, ASM4854445v1 scaffold_158, whole genome shotgun sequence genome containing:
- the LOC141637903 gene encoding uncharacterized protein LOC141637903 isoform X1, which encodes MGKRKERRLAAKIGAGRRYKLDLFAEPSGELDGSSPKDEPENDMDAEHDPELPNSPSSGKNPENPLSLLGQYSDDELDDVPNKAKGESPDKTQATESPNKQLEEGEIGENEELSYEKADDHNRQNDSVSPSASQVVNDDLMNTSDTFDEKKHEDVEKEDPASLASDDQTAGDVSLSWKMVLHEESNRYYYWNTVTGETSWEIPEGLVQGTALTDVPESLRKDMKEIASGDVYNATVSADEFSAGHGVGYTNGVTEMKMVYEQVVPEGQSLELSKGDDNQLLGNSLLVGALPCETPNLGNYILPEQYNAVGSLTLGSYAVHDHNVVGTEESAHLPSHLVQHCETLLENLKMRQGSCIDPDRDQSIILSRYVSEIEVRLSDIRALLPYGSSLLPFWVHTERQLNQLANSVNSEIGKENNKINGSYINSSKETHVLRKGTGDDTKADTTLTKLSPEISSGITNEDDTSVGTLKSSLDKEFNGSSFNVAKTSMPDPIIHPHFDMEGGTKVCATDLHENSSSKLDSQAVEDVDMDIDMEVEADTGGPLEDPSKLVQPSTSIIGESLVPYSESFIPPPPDEEWIPPPPPDDEGIPPPPPDEPPESLCPLPPPSELEGVQAIYGQQYNMNYADSNVNYYENGSTMASGSSFYEHDSSHIAAVSLPVCFATNQQPIALPNPADTAVYYGPLADTIGSSSSQSSASFADCNSHSALEMTLSGTFLNQASSASVVSAPATVSAKHHASVPSYSATETATLASDTLAAVSEASAAISKTKASRMKKPKVSVGSSLRSNKKVSSLVDKWKAAKEELEEEEERYESPLEILEKKRQREIEDWRAQQIASGEAKENANFQPLGGNWRERVKRRRAKKEAATETPSVPIIKEIKQPDLKALAKDLPPSWQVYWDDSSKQIYYSNSSTSETTWTRPTQ
- the LOC141637903 gene encoding uncharacterized protein LOC141637903 isoform X2, whose protein sequence is MNLKMIWMQNTTRSYPIHHLQAALQCSGELNGKSYLRFVYLSLRKNPENPLSLLGQYSDDELDDVPNKAKGESPDKTQATESPNKQLEEGEIGENEELSYEKADDHNRQNDSVSPSASQVVNDDLMNTSDTFDEKKHEDVEKEDPASLASDDQTAGDVSLSWKMVLHEESNRYYYWNTVTGETSWEIPEGLVQGTALTDVPESLRKDMKEIASGDVYNATVSADEFSAGHGVGYTNGVTEMKMVYEQVVPEGQSLELSKGDDNQLLGNSLLVGALPCETPNLGNYILPEQYNAVGSLTLGSYAVHDHNVVGTEESAHLPSHLVQHCETLLENLKMRQGSCIDPDRDQSIILSRYVSEIEVRLSDIRALLPYGSSLLPFWVHTERQLNQLANSVNSEIGKENNKINGSYINSSKETHVLRKGTGDDTKADTTLTKLSPEISSGITNEDDTSVGTLKSSLDKEFNGSSFNVAKTSMPDPIIHPHFDMEGGTKVCATDLHENSSSKLDSQAVEDVDMDIDMEVEADTGGPLEDPSKLVQPSTSIIGESLVPYSESFIPPPPDEEWIPPPPPDDEGIPPPPPDEPPESLCPLPPPSELEGVQAIYGQQYNMNYADSNVNYYENGSTMASGSSFYEHDSSHIAAVSLPVCFATNQQPIALPNPADTAVYYGPLADTIGSSSSQSSASFADCNSHSALEMTLSGTFLNQASSASVVSAPATVSAKHHASVPSYSATETATLASDTLAAVSEASAAISKTKASRMKKPKVSVGSSLRSNKKVSSLVDKWKAAKEELEEEEERYESPLEILEKKRQREIEDWRAQQIASGEAKENANFQPLGGNWRERVKRRRAKKEAATETPSVPIIKEIKQPDLKALAKDLPPSWQVYWDDSSKQIYYSNSSTSETTWTRPTQ
- the LOC141637903 gene encoding uncharacterized protein LOC141637903 isoform X3, giving the protein MPFQAALQCSGELNGKSYLRFVYLSLRKNPENPLSLLGQYSDDELDDVPNKAKGESPDKTQATESPNKQLEEGEIGENEELSYEKADDHNRQNDSVSPSASQVVNDDLMNTSDTFDEKKHEDVEKEDPASLASDDQTAGDVSLSWKMVLHEESNRYYYWNTVTGETSWEIPEGLVQGTALTDVPESLRKDMKEIASGDVYNATVSADEFSAGHGVGYTNGVTEMKMVYEQVVPEGQSLELSKGDDNQLLGNSLLVGALPCETPNLGNYILPEQYNAVGSLTLGSYAVHDHNVVGTEESAHLPSHLVQHCETLLENLKMRQGSCIDPDRDQSIILSRYVSEIEVRLSDIRALLPYGSSLLPFWVHTERQLNQLANSVNSEIGKENNKINGSYINSSKETHVLRKGTGDDTKADTTLTKLSPEISSGITNEDDTSVGTLKSSLDKEFNGSSFNVAKTSMPDPIIHPHFDMEGGTKVCATDLHENSSSKLDSQAVEDVDMDIDMEVEADTGGPLEDPSKLVQPSTSIIGESLVPYSESFIPPPPDEEWIPPPPPDDEGIPPPPPDEPPESLCPLPPPSELEGVQAIYGQQYNMNYADSNVNYYENGSTMASGSSFYEHDSSHIAAVSLPVCFATNQQPIALPNPADTAVYYGPLADTIGSSSSQSSASFADCNSHSALEMTLSGTFLNQASSASVVSAPATVSAKHHASVPSYSATETATLASDTLAAVSEASAAISKTKASRMKKPKVSVGSSLRSNKKVSSLVDKWKAAKEELEEEEERYESPLEILEKKRQREIEDWRAQQIASGEAKENANFQPLGGNWRERVKRRRAKKEAATETPSVPIIKEIKQPDLKALAKDLPPSWQVYWDDSSKQIYYSNSSTSETTWTRPTQ